From one Lycium barbarum isolate Lr01 chromosome 6, ASM1917538v2, whole genome shotgun sequence genomic stretch:
- the LOC132644818 gene encoding structure-specific endonuclease subunit SLX1 isoform X2 has protein sequence MKKTVGIITMARPLSTIFKSTKPRILNPPKPTNFESLKPTNLKVCSSSNPIIASSSKSRNSQLSSSESSPNDSEFNNSRKCNKKRCLSLWCVYLILSTNAPIKTYVGVTTNFTRRLKQHNGELKGGAKASRSGRPWICACLIRGFKDRSEDRISC, from the exons ATGAAGAAAACTGTTGGGATCATCACCATGGCTAGACCCTTGTCAACAATCTTCAAATCAACGAAACCCCGTATTCTGAATCCACCAAAACCCACAAATTTTGAATCCTTGAAGCCTACAAATCTCAAAGTTTGCTCTTCTTCAAATCCAATAATAGCAAGTTCCAGCAAATCAAGAAATTCACAGCTGTCCTCTTCAGAATCTTCCCCAAATGACTCTGAATTCAATAATTCAAGAAAATGCAATAAAAAGAGGTGTTTGTCTTTGTGGTGTGTATACCTCATTCTATCCACAAATGCACCTATTAAGACATATGTTGGTGTCACTACCAATTTCACTCGCCG ACTGAAACAACATAATGGTGAACTAAAAGGGGGTGCAAAGGCATCTCGTTCGGGAAGACCATGGATTTGTGCCTGCCTTATTAGAGGATTTAAGGACAGAAGTGAAG